A genome region from Hevea brasiliensis isolate MT/VB/25A 57/8 chromosome 7, ASM3005281v1, whole genome shotgun sequence includes the following:
- the LOC110652073 gene encoding F-box protein At3g07870: protein MESLPREIMLNILSRLPTPSLLNAKLVNRSWQNLAEDPILIDLHFTHMAANNTNPCLILHGDHPIQNQLYALYFYPNNSNVGLVKRISLPPIPDFDIAASCNGWLCLSNSSRDTFHLYNPFTSDFLELPNKSTHQNEDVCTVLGFGIQAETKEYKVLKISHGTKNVRGCRRICGYPQSKAEILTVGSPIWRSLGQISYNLVQSPSQIMVNGKLHWVNSPFIHPRRNNRLISFDLADEKFRMVPNPDSAGFERHGSHRLKLVTIGGCLSVVLNINYGSFEIWVMKEYGVRQSWTKEFNISSDLPRELEEEVVDPAFKISRMYRRSFTRVICSVKNGEILLQYKCRALLSYDPRQGTFKDIKIPGMPNMFEAVAHDGNLNGIDSLHIGM, encoded by the coding sequence ATGGAGAGTCTTCCACGTGAGATCATGCTCAACATACTTTCTAGACTACCCACACCATCTTTACTCAATGCTAAGCTTGTAAACCGGTCATGGCAGAACTTAGCTGAAGACCCAATTCTTATTGATCTCCATTTCACCCATATGGCTGCAAATAATACTAATCCATGTCTTATCTTACATGGTGACCATCCTATTCAAAACCAGCTCTATGCTTTGTACTTTTATCCTAACAACAGCAATGTTGGGTTGGTGAAAAGAATTTCTCTACCTCCAATACCTGATTTTGACATCGCAGCCTCTTGCAATGGTTGGTTATGCTTATCTAATTCTTCACGGGATACATTCCATTTGTACAATCCTTTCACCAGTGACTTCTTGGAGTTGCCTAATAAGTCCACTCATCAGAATGAAGATGTCTGCACAGTGCTTGGATTTGGGATCCAGGCAGAGACAAAGGAGTATAAAGTTCTGAAGATCTCCCATGGCACAAAGAATGTTAGAGGCTGCCGTAGGATTTGTGGATACCCACAATCAAAAGCTGAAATTTTGACTGTGGGCAGCCCAATTTGGAGGAGCTTAGGACAGATATCTTATAATCTCGTTCAGTCTCCATCACAGATTATGGTTAATGGGAAACTTCATTGGGTTAATTCGCCATTCATCCATCCCCGACGTAATAACAGACTCATCTCTTTTGACTTGGCAGATGAGAAATTTCGAATGGTTCCAAATCCAGATTCTGCTGGCTTTGAAAGGCATGGTTCCCACAGACTCAAGTTGGTAACTATAGGAGGATGCCTTTCTGTAGTTCTGAATATCAATTATGGGTCATTTGAGATTTGGGTAATGAAGGAATATGGAGTGAGGCAATCTTGGACCAAAGAATTCAATATTAGTAGTGACTTGCCTAGAGAACTGGAAGAAGAAGTAGTTGATCCTGCCTTTAAAATTTCAAGAATGTATAGAAGGTCATTTACTAGAGTTATATGTAGTGTGAAAAATGGTGAAATATTGCTGCAATACAAATGTAGAGCTTTGCTTTCTTATGATCCAAGGCAGGGGACATTTAAGGATATTAAAATTCCAGGAATGCCAAATATGTTTGAAGCAGTTGCTCATGATGGTAATCTCAATGGGATTGACAGCCTGCATATtggtatgtaa